The following coding sequences are from one Sphaeramia orbicularis chromosome 11, fSphaOr1.1, whole genome shotgun sequence window:
- the LOC115428146 gene encoding sodium-dependent neutral amino acid transporter B(0)AT1-like: MKLVLPNPGLDQRIPNHEDLDRMEKEEVDDRPKWDNKAQYILTCVGFCIGLGNVWRFPYLCQSHGGGAFLIPFLILLVLEGMPLLLMEFAIGQRIRKGSVGVWRAINPYLTGIGIASMLVSYLITLYYNTIIAWIMWYLFNSFQDPLPWTQCPLNENRTGYVPECQQSSTMDYYFYRVTLNSSASIADSGGLHWPIILCLLAAWTVICICCIRGISTSGKAVYVTAILPYIVLAIFLIRGLTLRGSLSGIKFLFTPDLNELINPATWLDAGAQVFYSFGLAWGGLISFSSYNSVHNNCMQDAVILSAVTAVTSVYAAAVTYTIIGFRATEKYDACISENIRTLLNTFELPEGNITTSNYDEAFNRLNSSHPDTILQLDIEICNMHKLLSEGVEGTGLAFIVFTEAITKMPGSPAWAVLFFAMLLCLGLSTLFGSMEGVVVPLKDLGVFPKKWPHEAVMGITCIVSFILTLLFALQSGIYWVTLFDDFAGSVPLLAIGLVEMIAVVYIYGADRFNEDIRFMIGRKPNIFWQVTWRVISPLIILVILVFYLVTQAQEELTHLVWDPDSEEFPSLSSVPYPSWINIIIFLLAGVPSLTIPVYALCRLIFVSCKKTR; the protein is encoded by the exons ATGAAGCTGGTGCTTCCTAACCCAGGACTGGATCAACGGATCCCTAACCATGAGGATTTGGACAGAATGGAGAAAGAGGAGGTGGACGATAGACCAAAGTGGGACAACAAAGCACAGTACATCTTAACCTGTGTGGGGTTTTGTATCGGGCTTGGAAATGTCTGGCGATTCCCTTATTTGTGTCAGAGTCATGGAGGAG GTGCCTTTTTGATTCCCTTCCTGATCCTACTGGTTCTGGAAGGAATGCCTCTCCTATTAATGGAGTTTGCCATTGGCCAGCGCATCAGGAAAGGCAGCGTGGGTGTGTGGAGGGCCATCAACCCCTATCTGACTGGTATAG GTATTGCCTCTATGCTGGTGTCCTATTTGATCACACTGTACTACAACACCATAATAGCTTGGATCATGTGGTATCTCTTCAATTCCTTTCAAGACCCCCTGCCTTGGacccagtgtcctctcaatgaaAACAGGACTg GTTATGTACCAGAGTGTCAACAGAGCTCCACTATGGATTACTATTTTTACAGAGTGACTCTGAATAGTTCAGCCTCTATAGCTGACTCTGGAGGTCTCCACTGGCCCATCATACTTTGTCTTTTGGCTGCCTGGACTGTCATCTGTATTTGCTGCATAAGGGGGATCAGCACTTCAGGAAAG GCAGTGTATGTCACAGCCATCCTGCCTTACATTGTGCTGGCCATCTTCTTGATCCGAGGATTGACTCTTAGAGGCTCCCTGAGTGGAATAAAGTTCCTGTTCACACCAGAT TTGAATGAGTTAATAAATCCAGCCACATGGCTGGATGCAGGGGCCCAGGTCTTTTATTCCTTTGGTTTGGCATGGGGAGGTCTCATTTCCTTCTCAAGCTACAACTCTGTTCA TAACAACTGCATGCAAGATGCAGTGATCCTGTCTGCTGTAACTGCCGTCACCTCTGTCTATGCTGCTGCAGTCACCTACACCATCATTGGCTTCAGGGCCACAGAGAAATATGATGCCTGTATCAGTGA GAACATCAGGactttattaaatacatttgagctCCCTGAAGGCAACATAACTACAAGCAACTATGACGAAGCCTTTAATCGTCTCAACAGCAGCCATCCAGATACCATTCTTCAACTGGATATTGAGATCTGCAACATGCACAAACTTCTCAGTGAG GGAGTGGAGGGAACGGGTCTGGCCTTCATTGTGTTCACTGAAGCCATCACTAAGATGCCTGGGTCCCCAGCCTGGGCTGTACTGTTTTTTGCCATGCTTCTCTGTTTGGGTCTTTCAACGCTTTTTGGAAGCATGGAAGGAGTGGTGGTTCCATTAAAAGACCTGGGTGTTTTCCCTAAAAAATGGCCTCATGAAGCAGTCATGG GAATAACATGTATTGTCTCCTTCATCCTTACCCTACTGTTTGCGCTGCAATCTGGGATTTACTGGGTAACTCTTTTTGATGACTTTGCTGGATCTGTTCCACTTCTGGCCATTGGATTAGTTGAGATGATAGCTGTTGTTTACATTTACGGTGCAGACAG GTTCAATGAAGACATCAGGTTTATGATCGGACGTAAACCCAACATCTTCTGGCAGGTCACATGGAGGGTCATCAGTCCTCTGATTATACTGGTCATCTTAGTGTTTTATCTGGTGACTCAAGCGCAGGAAGAGCTGACACATTTGGTCTGGGATCCTGACTCT GAGGAGTTTCCATCACTGTCATCAGTTCCTTATCCATCATGGATCAACATAATCATCTTTCTTTTGGCAGGAGTTCCCAGTCTGACAATACCAGTGTACGCTTTATGTAGACTGATCTTTGTTAGCTGCAAGAAAACAAGATGA